The DNA region acatagaacagtacagcacagaacaggcccttcggcccacgatgttgtgccgagctttatctgaaaccaagatcaagctatcccactccctaccatcctggtgtgctccatgtgcctatccaataaccgcttaaatgttcctaaagtgtctgactccactatcactgcaggcagtccatttcacaccccaaccactctctgcgtaaagaacctacctctgatatccttcctgtatctcccaccacgaaccctatagttatgcccccttgtaatagctccatccacccgaggaaatagtctttgaatgttcactctatctatccccttcatcattttattacctctattaagtctcccctcagcctcctccgctccagagagaacagccccagctccctcaacctttcctcataagacctaccctccaaaccaggcagcatcctggtaaatctcctctgcactctttccagcgcttccacatccttcttatagtgaggtgaccagaactgcacacaatactccaaatgtggtctcaccaaggtcctgtacagttgcagcataaccccacggctcttaaactccaaccccctgttaataaaagctaacacactataggccttcttcacagctctatccacttgagtggcaacctttagagatctgtggatatggaccccaagatctctctgttcctccacagtcttcagaacccgacctttgaccctgtaatccacacttaaattagtcctaccaaaatgaatcacctcacatttatccgggttaaactcctttatcagactcgatggaccaaccggcctcttctgcactgtcggattctgtcATTGATCCCAGAGTTAGGAGCTGTATTCGCGATTCTCACAACCTCAGCAACAGGAGATCTAACTCTGGAATCTGACCGATTCCGACCTGCTGAAATGTTCAGTGCCTTTAGTTGTGTCACTGGCTTCGCAGCCTCGTGTCACCCTCACCCCTCCAGGCAGGCAGCTCACCTCACCCAACGTGCTTACCTTACAGTGACAGTCCCGCAGTGGGGTCTCCCTGTCACCGGCTGGACTCTGCGACTGCTAGTGCTGATCGCTGAACTTGCTGCATCTTCATCCCCCCTCACAGCCCGCCTGTGGCCTTGCTCCTGCAGGGTGGGGATTGTGATCTCTGTGACAGAGCTCCAGGTCTCAGTCTGATCCTCTTCCCGGTGTTCGGAGCTGGCAGTAGTGGCAAACATACAAACTGCCGCTTGTTCTGGGGCCTCCcgtgagggtgagggcaggaggagGCAGGAAGCGGAGGCATGTTGCCATTCCTCACCAGGTGGGTGCCGGTGGGCAGGGTCGGATTGCTGTGGGGGCAAGGGCACCGACAGCCTGGTCCCCGCAGTGACAGGTTGAACAAAGCTCCTCGACATGCTGACCCCAACAAGAACCTGGCAAGGCAcaagaaacgggggggggggcaggtgtcggggtggaggggtg from Mustelus asterias unplaced genomic scaffold, sMusAst1.hap1.1 HAP1_SCAFFOLD_379, whole genome shotgun sequence includes:
- the LOC144486514 gene encoding uncharacterized protein LOC144486514, whose amino-acid sequence is MSRSFVQPVTAGTRLSVPLPPQQSDPAHRHPPGEEWQHASASCLLLPSPSREAPEQAAVCMFATTASSEHREEDQTETWSSVTEITIPTLQEQGHRRAVRGDEDAASSAISTSSRRVQPVTGRPHCGTVTVRKRKG